The following coding sequences are from one Zalophus californianus isolate mZalCal1 chromosome 15, mZalCal1.pri.v2, whole genome shotgun sequence window:
- the SPRN gene encoding shadow of prion protein, producing MNWTAATCWALLLAATFLCDSGAAKGGRGGARGSARGGLRGGARGAPRVRVRPAPRYAGSSLRVAAAGAAAGAAAGLAAGSTWRRAPGPGERDLEDDEDAAPGGNQTSQGVYSYRAWTSGVEPTSSPCLCLLLGGALGALGLLRP from the coding sequence ATGAACTGGACGGCCGCGACTTGCTGGGCTCTGCTGCTAGCCGCCACCTTCCTCTGCGACAGCGGCGCGGCCAAGGGTGGCCGTGGAGGGGCTCGCGGCAGCGCCCGGGGAGGGCTGCGCGGGGGCGCGCGCGGGGCCCCGAGGGTGCGCGTGAGGCCGGCGCCTCGCTACGCTGGCTCCTCCCTGCGCGTGGCGGCGGCAGGTGCGGCGGCCGGGGCGGCCGCGGGCCTGGCGGCGGGCTCCACCTGGAGAAGGGCCCCGGGCCCCGGGGAGCGCGACCTGGAGGACGACGAGGACGCGGCACCAGGCGGCAACCAGACGAGCCAAGGCGTCTACAGCTACCGGGCGTGGACTTCGGGCGTGGAGCCCACCAGCAGCCCGTGCCTCTGCCTGCTACTGGGCGGCGCTCTGGGCGCCCTGGGGCTGCTGCGGCCCTAG